The following coding sequences lie in one Streptomyces xiamenensis genomic window:
- a CDS encoding M18 family aminopeptidase — MSSSPSSSRPFDLAHTDDLMGFLAATPSPYHAVANAAQRLEKAGFRQVAEEAAWDGESGGKFVARGGAIIAWYVPEGATPATPYRIVGAHTDSPNLRVKPVPDSGRHGWKQIAVEVYGGTLLNTWLDRDLGLSGRLSLRGGGSVLVHVDRALLRVPQLAIHLDRGVNDGLKLDRQQHMTPLWGLGEPREGELIEFLAAEAGVEAGQVAGWDLMAHSVEAPAYLGKDRELVAGPRMDNLLSVHAGVAALVAAAGAEPTAIPVFAAFDHEECGSESDTGAGGPLLGSVLERSVYARGGTPEDRARALAGTFCLSSDTGHAVHPNYAERHEPGHHPMPGLGPILKVNVNQRYATDGRGRAVFAEACERAGVPWQTFVSNNAVPCGTTIGPITAARHGISTVDIGVAILSMHSARELCGAADPYLLANTMTSFLGY; from the coding sequence ATGAGTTCTTCGCCTTCTTCGTCCAGACCCTTCGATCTCGCGCACACCGACGACCTCATGGGGTTCCTCGCCGCGACGCCTTCGCCGTACCACGCGGTGGCCAATGCCGCGCAGCGGCTGGAGAAGGCCGGCTTCCGGCAGGTCGCGGAGGAGGCCGCCTGGGACGGGGAGAGCGGGGGGAAGTTCGTCGCCCGGGGTGGGGCGATCATCGCCTGGTACGTGCCCGAGGGCGCCACCCCGGCCACCCCGTACCGGATCGTCGGCGCGCACACCGACTCGCCGAACCTGCGGGTCAAGCCGGTGCCGGACAGCGGGCGGCACGGCTGGAAGCAGATCGCCGTCGAGGTGTACGGCGGCACGCTGCTCAACACCTGGCTCGACCGCGACCTGGGCCTGTCCGGGCGGCTGTCGCTGCGCGGCGGCGGCAGCGTGCTGGTGCACGTGGACCGGGCGCTGCTGCGGGTGCCGCAGCTGGCCATCCACCTGGACCGCGGTGTCAACGACGGGCTCAAGCTCGACCGGCAGCAGCACATGACCCCCCTGTGGGGCCTGGGTGAGCCGCGTGAGGGCGAGCTGATCGAGTTCCTCGCAGCCGAGGCCGGCGTCGAGGCCGGGCAGGTCGCCGGGTGGGACCTGATGGCGCACAGCGTCGAGGCGCCCGCCTATCTCGGCAAGGACCGCGAGCTGGTGGCCGGGCCGCGGATGGACAACCTGCTGTCCGTGCACGCCGGGGTCGCCGCGCTCGTCGCCGCCGCCGGGGCGGAGCCCACCGCCATCCCGGTGTTCGCCGCCTTCGACCACGAGGAGTGCGGCAGCGAGTCGGACACCGGGGCGGGCGGCCCGCTGCTGGGTTCGGTGCTGGAGCGCTCGGTCTACGCGCGGGGAGGAACGCCCGAGGACCGGGCGCGGGCGCTGGCGGGAACGTTCTGCCTGTCCTCGGACACCGGGCACGCCGTCCACCCCAACTACGCCGAGCGGCACGAGCCGGGCCACCACCCCATGCCGGGCCTGGGGCCGATCCTCAAGGTGAACGTCAACCAGCGGTACGCCACGGACGGGCGGGGCCGGGCCGTGTTCGCCGAGGCCTGCGAGCGGGCGGGGGTGCCGTGGCAGACGTTCGTGTCCAACAACGCCGTGCCGTGCGGCACCACCATCGGGCCGATCACCGCGGCCCGGCACGGCATCAGCACCGTCGACATCGGGGTGGCGATCCTGTCCATGCACTCCGCGCGCGAGCTGTGCGGCGCCGCCGACCCGTACCTGCTGGCGAACACCATGACGTCGTTCCTGGGGTACTGA
- a CDS encoding maleylpyruvate isomerase family mycothiol-dependent enzyme, translated as MTVHPSLQTSIDAWTQSIEAISELASELVGGEWNRATECPGWSVRDVISHVIGSECEALGDPRPIHSLPRDLYHVRSEAGRYTEVQVDVRRHHTGPEMTSELEYTIIRRSRQLRNEKRDPGHELSHPVLGDMTLETFLKVRAFDVWVHEQDLRRALGKPGNLATDAAVISRDVLLGMLPKVVAHDAQAPKKSAVVFDVHGPVEFLRTVRVDEEGQGSVDRSPSLGPVVTFTLDWETYFRLACGRTRARRVADKVKIEGDEELAGRILANFSVTP; from the coding sequence GTGACCGTGCATCCCAGCCTGCAAACGTCCATCGATGCCTGGACCCAGTCGATCGAGGCGATATCCGAGCTGGCATCGGAGCTGGTGGGCGGGGAGTGGAATCGCGCCACCGAATGCCCCGGCTGGTCCGTGCGGGACGTCATCTCGCATGTCATCGGCAGCGAGTGCGAGGCGCTCGGGGACCCGCGCCCCATCCACTCCCTGCCGCGCGACCTCTACCACGTACGCAGCGAGGCGGGCCGCTACACCGAGGTGCAGGTGGATGTCCGCCGCCACCACACCGGGCCGGAGATGACCAGCGAGCTGGAGTACACGATCATCCGCCGCTCCCGGCAGCTGCGGAACGAGAAGCGCGACCCGGGGCACGAGCTGTCGCACCCCGTGCTGGGCGACATGACGCTGGAGACGTTCCTGAAGGTGCGCGCCTTCGACGTGTGGGTGCACGAGCAGGATCTGCGGCGCGCGCTCGGCAAGCCCGGCAACCTCGCCACGGACGCGGCGGTCATCAGCCGCGACGTGCTGCTCGGCATGCTCCCGAAGGTCGTCGCCCACGACGCGCAGGCGCCGAAGAAGTCGGCCGTGGTCTTCGACGTGCACGGGCCGGTGGAGTTCCTGCGGACGGTCCGGGTCGACGAGGAGGGCCAGGGTTCGGTGGACCGCAGCCCGTCGCTGGGCCCGGTCGTCACCTTCACCCTCGACTGGGAGACCTACTTCCGGCTGGCCTGCGGCCGTACCCGGGCCCGCCGGGTCGCCGACAAGGTGAAGATCGAGGGCGACGAGGAGCTGGCGGGGCGGATTCTCGCCAACTTCTCGGTCACGCCCTGA
- a CDS encoding protein kinase domain-containing protein: MNDQARPPADLTGRTVGGGRYVLRALLGRGGMASVHLAWDTVLERQVAIKTMHSELGSERDFRERFKREAQSVAKLTHTNIVSVFDTGEDLQGESPVPYIVMEFVEGRPLRDLLDEDVEQYGAMPAATALRITADVLAALDISHEMGLVHRDIKPGNVMIAKRGGTVKVMDFGIARAMQSSGTAMTQTGMVVGTPQYLSPEQALGRGVDARSDLYSVGVMLFELLTGRLPFDADNPLAIAYAHVQEEPPAPSTVNTALPPAVDALVGRALRKNPNERFPSAEELRAECLRVAGTLSGEAPRIDPAAAAPGNSGAGIAASVYPQFGAPTPPSVAQAGPATPLASPYAPGGYGYPQPGHGPGTPAPYAITPTVPVSPGGGAAGAGGGRRGAVGVVIAAVVAIAVVAAVAVFSLLNGEGDKGSEAGGGSDTGAEDVTDNETEREPRFKEGDPEKVIDATSCVHANDYWDQDGSPGAKSTPNFYGFHINSVKECIRSAGWRYEENLVYKDEVLLGENMVVNQTPARGEPFDPEEMVIELTVSTGREPDRG; this comes from the coding sequence ATGAATGACCAGGCCCGTCCGCCTGCGGACTTGACCGGCCGCACGGTGGGCGGCGGGCGCTACGTGCTGCGGGCCCTGCTGGGGCGCGGCGGCATGGCGTCCGTGCACCTGGCGTGGGACACGGTGCTGGAGCGGCAGGTCGCGATCAAGACCATGCACTCCGAGCTGGGCAGCGAGCGGGACTTCCGGGAGCGCTTCAAGCGCGAGGCCCAGTCGGTCGCCAAGCTCACCCACACCAACATCGTCTCGGTCTTCGACACCGGCGAGGACCTGCAGGGCGAGTCCCCTGTCCCCTACATCGTCATGGAGTTCGTCGAGGGCAGGCCGCTGCGCGACCTCCTGGACGAGGACGTCGAGCAGTACGGGGCGATGCCCGCCGCCACCGCGCTGCGGATCACCGCCGACGTGCTGGCCGCGCTGGACATCAGCCACGAGATGGGGCTGGTGCACCGCGACATCAAGCCCGGCAACGTGATGATCGCCAAGCGCGGCGGCACGGTGAAGGTCATGGACTTCGGCATCGCGCGGGCGATGCAGTCCAGCGGCACCGCCATGACCCAGACCGGCATGGTCGTCGGCACCCCGCAGTACCTGTCGCCCGAGCAGGCGCTGGGGCGCGGCGTGGACGCCCGCTCCGACCTGTACTCGGTGGGCGTCATGCTGTTCGAGCTGCTCACCGGGCGGCTGCCGTTCGACGCGGACAATCCGCTGGCCATCGCGTACGCGCATGTGCAGGAGGAGCCGCCGGCCCCGTCCACGGTGAACACGGCGCTGCCGCCCGCGGTGGACGCGCTGGTCGGCCGGGCGCTGCGCAAGAACCCCAACGAGCGCTTCCCCTCCGCCGAGGAGCTGCGCGCCGAGTGCCTGCGGGTGGCGGGCACACTGAGCGGCGAGGCACCGCGCATCGACCCGGCCGCCGCGGCGCCGGGCAACAGCGGGGCCGGGATAGCGGCGTCGGTGTACCCGCAGTTCGGTGCCCCGACCCCGCCGTCGGTCGCGCAGGCCGGCCCGGCCACGCCCCTCGCCTCGCCGTACGCGCCCGGCGGCTACGGCTACCCGCAGCCGGGCCACGGCCCCGGCACCCCCGCGCCGTACGCGATCACGCCCACCGTGCCGGTGTCACCCGGCGGCGGTGCCGCCGGTGCGGGCGGCGGTCGGCGCGGCGCGGTGGGCGTGGTGATCGCGGCGGTGGTGGCGATCGCGGTGGTCGCGGCGGTGGCCGTGTTCTCGCTGCTGAACGGCGAGGGAGACAAGGGCTCGGAGGCGGGGGGCGGTTCGGACACGGGTGCCGAGGACGTGACCGACAACGAGACCGAACGGGAGCCCCGCTTCAAGGAGGGCGACCCGGAGAAGGTCATCGACGCGACCTCCTGCGTGCACGCCAACGACTACTGGGACCAGGACGGGAGCCCCGGTGCGAAGTCCACCCCCAACTTCTACGGCTTCCACATCAACTCCGTGAAGGAGTGCATCCGCTCGGCCGGCTGGCGCTACGAGGAGAACCTCGTCTACAAGGACGAGGTGCTGCTGGGCGAGAACATGGTGGTCAACCAGACCCCGGCACGCGGTGAGCCCTTCGACCCCGAGGAGATGGTCATCGAACTGACCGTCTCCACCGGCCGGGAGCCCGACCGCGGCTAA
- a CDS encoding protein kinase domain-containing protein — MAQEQGASGPGGDEAGGTASEVPDSPEMWGNAGLVGDGRYRLTHRLGRGGMAEVFAAEDVRLGRTVAVKLLRADLAEDPVSKARFTREAQSVAGLNHHAVVAVYDSGEETVGRNVVPYMVMELVEGQTIREVLMGAEPPTVGQALHIVSGVLEALAYSHQHGIVHRDIKPANVSLTDSGAVKVMDFGIARALHGAAQTMTQTGMVMGTPQYLSPEQALGKTIDTRSDLYAVGCMLYELLALRPPFVGETPLSVVYQHVQDMPALASEVNPQAPPELDGLVMRSLAKDPDDRFQTAEEMRALVQYAVRMLEEHGSHTAGLWNTGSVTPGGTPPMGTPAASRNDAPTSAIHTSPLLLGHPDAGGDGYDRYDGGASGRRGRRGMMIVVAVLAVVGIGVGALIAANLGDDGGEKPPIDNEQVSDPTGEADDPADDEETDTAEEDPPADDDFQWNPGGGSSNSSGGGGNYDPPANEDTGEPTDSENTDSGSPDPTDTSAGNGSEDTEGATGENNGADGADQGGSETDPSSGSTTTDPGDGGQDPSGGTPGTPGGGPAAGGGESGGLIEGSS; from the coding sequence ATGGCACAGGAGCAAGGCGCGTCGGGCCCGGGCGGGGATGAGGCCGGGGGGACCGCCAGCGAAGTGCCGGACTCTCCCGAGATGTGGGGAAACGCCGGGCTGGTGGGTGACGGCCGTTACCGGCTCACGCACCGCCTGGGGCGCGGCGGCATGGCGGAGGTGTTCGCCGCCGAGGACGTGCGCCTGGGCCGTACGGTCGCGGTCAAGCTGCTGCGCGCCGATCTCGCCGAGGACCCGGTCTCCAAGGCCCGCTTCACGCGCGAGGCCCAGTCGGTGGCCGGCCTGAACCACCACGCGGTGGTCGCCGTGTACGACTCCGGTGAGGAGACCGTCGGCCGCAACGTCGTCCCGTACATGGTGATGGAGCTGGTCGAGGGCCAGACCATCCGGGAAGTGCTGATGGGCGCCGAGCCGCCCACCGTCGGCCAGGCCCTGCACATCGTCTCCGGTGTGCTGGAGGCGCTCGCCTACAGCCACCAGCACGGCATCGTGCACCGTGACATCAAGCCCGCCAACGTCTCCCTCACCGACTCCGGCGCGGTGAAGGTCATGGACTTCGGCATCGCCCGTGCCCTGCACGGCGCGGCCCAGACCATGACGCAGACCGGCATGGTGATGGGCACCCCGCAGTACCTGTCGCCCGAGCAGGCGCTCGGCAAGACCATCGACACCCGCTCCGATCTGTACGCGGTCGGCTGCATGCTGTACGAGCTGCTGGCGCTGCGTCCCCCGTTCGTCGGCGAGACCCCGCTGTCCGTCGTCTACCAGCACGTCCAGGACATGCCGGCGCTGGCCTCCGAGGTCAACCCGCAGGCGCCGCCGGAGCTGGACGGCCTGGTGATGCGCTCCCTCGCCAAGGACCCGGACGACCGGTTCCAGACGGCCGAGGAGATGCGCGCGCTGGTGCAGTACGCGGTGCGGATGCTGGAGGAGCACGGCAGTCACACCGCCGGGCTGTGGAACACCGGCTCGGTGACGCCCGGCGGCACCCCGCCGATGGGCACCCCGGCCGCCTCCCGCAACGACGCGCCGACCAGCGCCATCCACACCTCGCCGCTGCTGCTGGGCCACCCCGACGCGGGCGGCGACGGGTACGACCGGTACGACGGCGGTGCCTCGGGCCGGCGCGGCCGGCGCGGGATGATGATTGTGGTGGCGGTGCTCGCCGTGGTGGGCATCGGTGTGGGCGCGCTGATCGCCGCCAACCTCGGCGACGACGGTGGGGAGAAGCCCCCCATCGACAACGAGCAGGTCAGCGACCCCACCGGCGAGGCCGACGACCCGGCGGACGACGAGGAGACCGACACCGCCGAGGAGGATCCGCCGGCCGACGACGACTTCCAGTGGAACCCGGGTGGTGGCAGCTCCAACAGCAGTGGTGGCGGCGGGAACTACGACCCGCCGGCCAACGAGGACACCGGCGAGCCGACCGACTCCGAGAACACGGACTCCGGCTCCCCCGACCCCACCGACACCTCGGCGGGCAACGGCTCGGAGGACACCGAGGGCGCGACCGGTGAGAACAACGGCGCCGACGGTGCCGACCAGGGCGGGAGCGAGACGGACCCCTCGTCCGGGAGCACGACCACCGATCCGGGTGACGGCGGGCAGGACCCGTCCGGCGGCACACCGGGCACCCCGGGCGGCGGCCCGGCGGCGGGCGGCGGCGAGAGCGGTGGCCTCATCGAGGGGTCCAGCTGA
- a CDS encoding phosphotransferase codes for MTVRTPARPAARELSGRAALHALARRYGTGEPLSCQPLSEGLLNRGYRLATTRGRYFLKQHLAGDPDTVLPLPRQHRATAELAALGLPVAPPLADRDGATVTLLAGHCFSLHPWIDGRHRGGGDLGRADCRRLGALLGLVHRALERVILRTAPAGAAPATGRVTAACPHETHQVIDDLLARVRHRPRRSGFDELAEHRLLERRALLRRYGGLRPGVTEIPAAGWVHGDFHPLNLLYRAEGPADPLAIIDWDRLGIRPRAEEAVRAAAIFFLRPDGSLELSKISAYARAYRIAAGADAAELAAAVHRVWWERLNDFWMLRWHYERGDTRTDPQFAAASALVVWWTGHRRSVRDAFCD; via the coding sequence TTGACCGTCCGTACGCCCGCACGCCCCGCCGCACGGGAGTTATCCGGCCGTGCGGCCCTGCACGCCCTGGCCCGGCGGTACGGGACGGGCGAGCCGCTGTCCTGCCAGCCCCTGTCCGAGGGGCTGCTCAACCGCGGCTACCGGCTGGCCACCACGCGTGGCCGGTACTTCCTCAAGCAGCACCTGGCCGGTGACCCGGACACCGTCCTGCCGCTGCCCCGTCAGCACCGCGCCACCGCCGAACTGGCCGCCCTGGGCCTGCCCGTCGCCCCGCCGCTGGCCGACCGCGACGGGGCCACCGTCACGCTGCTGGCCGGCCACTGCTTCTCGCTGCACCCGTGGATCGACGGGCGGCACCGTGGCGGCGGCGACCTGGGCCGCGCGGACTGCCGGCGGCTGGGCGCGCTGCTGGGCCTGGTCCACCGGGCGCTGGAACGGGTCATACTGCGCACGGCCCCCGCGGGCGCGGCACCGGCCACGGGCCGGGTCACCGCGGCCTGCCCGCACGAGACGCACCAGGTGATCGACGATCTGCTCGCCCGGGTACGGCACCGGCCGCGCCGCAGCGGCTTCGACGAGCTGGCCGAGCACCGGCTGCTGGAACGGCGCGCGCTGCTGCGGCGGTACGGGGGCCTGCGCCCGGGGGTGACCGAGATACCCGCGGCGGGGTGGGTGCACGGCGATTTCCACCCGCTGAATCTGCTGTACCGGGCGGAGGGGCCGGCCGATCCGCTGGCGATCATCGACTGGGACCGGCTGGGGATACGCCCGCGCGCGGAGGAGGCGGTGCGGGCGGCGGCGATCTTCTTCCTGCGGCCCGACGGTTCGCTGGAGCTGTCCAAGATCAGCGCGTACGCCCGTGCCTACCGCATCGCGGCGGGCGCGGATGCGGCGGAGCTGGCGGCGGCGGTGCACCGGGTGTGGTGGGAGCGGCTGAACGACTTCTGGATGCTGCGCTGGCACTACGAGCGCGGCGACACCCGCACCGATCCGCAGTTCGCGGCGGCCTCGGCCCTGGTGGTGTGGTGGACCGGGCACCGGCGGTCGGTGCGGGACGCCTTCTGTGACTGA
- a CDS encoding citryl-CoA lyase — protein MSEHADSTGGTAADRTRDTTADRTESAVTDYWSTAVSRIRPGEILLRGYPVEQLIGDITFAEQIWLLLRGDLPTPVQGRLLEAALVAAVDHGPQAPSIAAARMAATCGVGLNSAVATGAGLLGDVHGGAGQQCMEVLARITGGDDARAVVAEYRAKRAYLPGFGHRFHPRDPRRDPLLALVTRAVESGEVPGDALAAGLALEAALAEGRSRPVPMNIDGATAIIYAELGFPPELGRGLFVLSRSVGILAHAWEEKESGTRIKGPLPRPLLAGYHGPAPRDLGPRGGQEARG, from the coding sequence ATGAGCGAGCACGCCGACAGCACCGGCGGCACCGCGGCCGACCGCACGCGTGACACCACGGCCGACCGCACCGAGAGCGCCGTCACCGACTACTGGTCCACGGCCGTCAGCCGCATCCGCCCCGGCGAGATCCTGCTGCGCGGCTACCCCGTCGAGCAGCTCATCGGCGACATCACCTTCGCCGAACAGATCTGGCTGCTGCTGCGCGGCGACCTGCCCACCCCCGTCCAGGGCCGGCTGCTGGAGGCCGCGCTCGTGGCGGCCGTCGACCACGGCCCGCAGGCACCGTCCATCGCCGCCGCCCGGATGGCCGCCACCTGCGGCGTCGGCCTCAACAGCGCCGTCGCCACCGGCGCGGGGCTGCTCGGCGACGTGCACGGCGGCGCCGGCCAGCAGTGCATGGAGGTGCTGGCCCGCATCACCGGCGGGGACGACGCCCGCGCCGTCGTCGCCGAGTACCGGGCCAAGCGCGCGTACCTCCCCGGCTTCGGGCACCGCTTCCACCCGCGCGATCCGCGCCGCGACCCGCTGCTCGCCCTGGTGACGCGGGCGGTGGAGAGCGGCGAGGTGCCCGGGGACGCGCTCGCCGCCGGCCTCGCGCTGGAGGCGGCGCTGGCCGAGGGACGGAGCCGGCCCGTCCCGATGAACATCGACGGCGCCACCGCCATCATCTACGCCGAACTCGGCTTCCCGCCCGAGCTGGGGCGCGGCCTGTTCGTCCTCTCCCGCAGCGTCGGCATCCTGGCGCACGCCTGGGAGGAGAAGGAGAGCGGCACCCGCATCAAGGGCCCGCTGCCCCGGCCCCTGCTGGCCGGGTACCACGGCCCCGCACCACGCGACCTGGGCCCGCGCGGCGGCCAGGAGGCACGCGGATAG
- a CDS encoding CaiB/BaiF CoA transferase family protein, with protein MTAPTPLLDGVRVLDLTNVLAGPFAGYQLALQGADVIKVEMPGSGDLARQLGADRALSEDLLGASFLAQNGGKRSLTLNLKDPEGRAALLRAVRTADVLLENFRPGVLDRLGLGWETLRAENPALVYCAISGFGQTGPLRDRPAYDQIIQGLSGMMSVTGTPDTAPLRAGFPVADTLGGMAAAYAVTAALVRRGRTGEGAFVDVSMLESALTALGWVTSNYLITGRAPQPMGNENFTAAPSGTFRTADGHLNIAANRQQQYATLCRLTGREDLITDARFAHPADRKTHREELRAELESALAARGAAAWEEILSAAGVPAARVLSVPDALDLDQLAERDFVHELAFPGDRDRPLRVLGGPLRVDGAPPVPPARPPLLGEHTDTVLAELGYSAADIDELRERGAI; from the coding sequence ATGACGGCCCCCACCCCGCTGCTCGACGGCGTCCGCGTCCTGGACCTCACCAACGTCCTGGCGGGCCCGTTCGCCGGCTACCAGCTCGCGCTCCAGGGCGCCGACGTCATCAAGGTCGAGATGCCCGGCAGCGGCGACCTCGCCCGCCAGCTCGGCGCCGACCGCGCGCTGTCCGAGGACCTGCTGGGCGCCTCCTTCCTCGCCCAGAACGGCGGAAAGCGCTCCCTCACCCTCAACCTGAAGGACCCCGAGGGCCGCGCCGCCCTGCTGCGCGCCGTACGCACCGCCGACGTCCTGCTGGAGAACTTCCGCCCCGGCGTGCTGGACCGGCTCGGCCTGGGCTGGGAGACACTGCGCGCCGAGAACCCCGCGCTCGTCTACTGCGCCATCTCCGGCTTCGGCCAGACCGGGCCACTGCGCGACCGGCCCGCCTACGACCAGATCATCCAGGGCCTCAGCGGCATGATGAGCGTCACCGGCACCCCGGACACCGCGCCACTGCGGGCCGGCTTCCCGGTCGCCGACACCCTGGGCGGCATGGCCGCCGCGTACGCCGTCACCGCCGCCCTGGTACGGCGCGGCCGGACGGGCGAGGGCGCGTTCGTCGACGTCTCCATGCTGGAGTCGGCGCTCACCGCCCTGGGCTGGGTGACCTCCAACTACCTCATCACCGGCCGCGCGCCGCAGCCGATGGGCAACGAGAACTTCACCGCCGCCCCCTCGGGCACCTTCCGCACCGCGGACGGACACCTCAACATCGCCGCCAACCGGCAGCAGCAGTACGCCACCCTGTGCCGGCTCACCGGCCGGGAGGACCTGATCACCGACGCGCGGTTCGCGCACCCCGCCGACCGCAAGACCCACCGCGAGGAGCTGCGCGCCGAGCTGGAGTCGGCGCTGGCCGCGCGCGGGGCCGCCGCGTGGGAGGAGATCCTGTCCGCCGCCGGGGTCCCGGCCGCCCGGGTGCTGTCCGTGCCCGACGCGCTGGACCTGGACCAGCTCGCGGAACGGGACTTCGTCCACGAACTGGCCTTCCCCGGCGACCGGGACCGCCCGCTGCGGGTCCTGGGCGGGCCGCTGCGGGTGGACGGCGCGCCCCCGGTGCCACCGGCCAGACCGCCGCTGCTGGGCGAACACACCGACACCGTCCTCGCCGAACTCGGCTACAGCGCGGCGGACATCGACGAACTCAGGGAACGGGGCGCGATATGA
- a CDS encoding IclR family transcriptional regulator, giving the protein MPETDQGGVRSVQRAVDLLALYDAEHPSRTVRELVTATGLPKSTVVRLVHTLEQCGLLWSRGDGRTVPGPGLLRWAELARTTWQLPEEALQRLRELSEASGGESIGLYVRQRDVRVCVARHEGNRTLRHVVRVGAEMPLWAGAASHVLLSRADPAEITAVAAHGPHREWADTLGERARRAAARGWSVSHGEREPGVSGAAAPVFDAAGRLVAAVALGGPTVRFTDEAIAGFVPALLDTARALTALGSIGGTA; this is encoded by the coding sequence ATGCCGGAAACCGACCAGGGCGGGGTCCGCAGCGTGCAACGCGCCGTGGATCTGCTCGCCCTCTACGACGCAGAACACCCCAGCCGCACGGTCCGGGAACTGGTCACCGCCACCGGACTCCCCAAGTCGACCGTGGTGCGCCTGGTCCACACCCTCGAACAGTGCGGCCTGCTGTGGAGCCGCGGCGACGGCCGCACCGTCCCCGGCCCCGGACTCCTGCGCTGGGCCGAACTCGCCCGCACCACCTGGCAGCTGCCCGAGGAAGCCCTGCAACGGCTGCGCGAACTGAGCGAGGCCAGCGGCGGCGAGAGCATCGGCCTGTACGTACGGCAGCGCGACGTCCGGGTCTGCGTCGCCCGCCACGAGGGCAACCGCACCCTGCGCCACGTCGTGCGGGTCGGCGCCGAGATGCCGCTGTGGGCCGGCGCCGCCTCGCACGTCCTGCTCTCCCGCGCCGACCCCGCCGAGATCACCGCCGTCGCCGCCCACGGACCGCACCGCGAATGGGCCGACACCCTCGGGGAACGCGCGCGGCGCGCCGCCGCGCGCGGCTGGTCCGTCAGCCACGGCGAGCGCGAGCCCGGGGTGTCCGGCGCCGCCGCCCCCGTCTTCGACGCCGCCGGCCGGCTGGTGGCGGCCGTCGCACTGGGCGGGCCCACCGTCCGGTTCACCGACGAGGCCATCGCCGGTTTCGTCCCCGCCCTGCTGGACACCGCCCGGGCGCTCACCGCCCTCGGCTCGATCGGAGGCACCGCCTGA
- a CDS encoding pyridoxamine 5'-phosphate oxidase family protein, with protein MYAVPPADDQLTQALRLLPRAPHGRAAVTRHALPYIVPAWHRLADDGRTVLLRIAAGALEGGRLIDGTVVAYETNSRDAGESLHPWGVQVIGTARALVPSPGERGAFPPHPAAPHYLRLTPTLATVRR; from the coding sequence ATGTATGCCGTTCCACCCGCCGACGACCAGCTGACCCAGGCCCTGCGGCTGCTGCCGCGCGCCCCGCACGGCCGGGCCGCGGTGACCCGGCACGCCCTGCCGTACATCGTCCCCGCCTGGCACCGGCTGGCGGACGACGGCAGGACGGTGCTGCTGCGCATCGCCGCCGGAGCCCTGGAGGGCGGGCGGCTGATCGACGGCACGGTGGTGGCGTACGAGACCAACAGCCGGGACGCCGGCGAGTCGCTGCACCCCTGGGGGGTGCAGGTGATCGGCACCGCCCGCGCGCTGGTCCCCTCGCCGGGCGAGCGGGGCGCCTTCCCCCCGCACCCCGCCGCCCCGCACTATCTGCGGCTGACCCCGACGCTGGCCACGGTGCGGCGCTGA
- a CDS encoding response regulator, with the protein MPEDGKITVFLLDDHEVVRRGVHELLSMESDIEVVGEAGTAADALVRIPATHPDVAVLDVRLPDGSGVEVCREIRSRDESIACLMLTSYADDEALFDAIMAGAAGYVLKAIRGTELLSAVRDVAAGKSLLDPVATQRVLERLRGGTTEEAPDDRTARLTDQERRILDLIGEGLTNRAIGERLHLAEKTIKNYVSSLLSKLGMERRSQAAAFVARRQAERESRRGAGSTGGAPE; encoded by the coding sequence GTGCCCGAAGACGGAAAAATCACCGTATTCCTGCTTGATGACCACGAGGTGGTCCGGCGCGGGGTGCACGAGCTGCTGTCGATGGAATCGGACATCGAGGTGGTCGGCGAAGCCGGCACCGCCGCCGACGCGCTGGTCCGGATCCCGGCCACCCACCCCGACGTGGCCGTCCTGGACGTCCGCCTCCCGGACGGCAGCGGGGTGGAGGTCTGCCGCGAGATCCGCTCGCGCGACGAGTCCATCGCCTGCCTGATGCTCACCTCCTACGCGGACGACGAGGCCCTGTTCGACGCGATCATGGCGGGCGCCGCGGGCTATGTCCTGAAAGCCATCCGGGGCACGGAGCTGCTGTCCGCGGTGCGGGACGTGGCCGCCGGGAAGTCCCTGCTGGACCCGGTCGCCACCCAGCGGGTGCTGGAACGGCTGCGCGGCGGCACCACCGAGGAGGCGCCCGACGACCGGACCGCCCGGCTGACCGACCAGGAGCGGCGGATCCTGGATCTGATCGGCGAGGGACTGACCAACCGGGCGATCGGCGAGCGGCTGCACCTGGCCGAGAAGACCATCAAGAACTACGTCTCCAGCCTGCTGTCCAAGCTGGGCATGGAACGCCGTTCCCAGGCCGCCGCGTTCGTCGCCCGGCGGCAGGCCGAACGCGAGAGCCGGCGCGGCGCGGGGAGCACGGGCGGCGCCCCGGAATAG